cttCATGAAATCTTTTACGACTAATAAAAGCCTTTTTGAGATCATGACAGGTCAATAACCGACTCTCCCgcacactctggatggtccatacaaaggaaattgcccgaaagcataccaattcacgaaaaattggttgTAAAACCTCGAAGTCACTCGaactcagttagaaaaagcatcgaaACGCAAGAAGAAATGGGCTAACAAAGGGAGACaaccacaacaatttgaaactggagatctggttcttgtaaaagtgccgccgGAGATATTTCGTTTTTTTCGCGACAAAGATAAAAGATTGTTACGCCGTTACAAAGGTCCAATCAGAGTGATTgagaaggtgggacatgcatcttatcggcttgagcaacccaagtggatgaaaagccacagacgtccagtccatcttgtgtttcatgtaagcaatttaaagtcattccacacagatgaagcagatccgcaccgaTAATAGCTAAGGAGATCAATAATTTCCAGAAGGCAGCCTGTCAACAAAGAAGTCTAGGAAATCATTGCAGATAGAGTCGTCAATGcagaaggtcgtcaacaacaacaatttctggttcaATGGCTGGGATTggaggaagaagagaatagttgggaaaaggTAGAAAACCTTCAGCATGTCATACAGAAGATTGAAAATTTCAGAAATTCGAAGATAATGACATCAACTTCGACATTAGAAGAGTGAGAAGACCTTCTACAACACATCAACGAGAACATCGATAAAATGAATGGAAGAGGATGTTAGgaagtgacaatgtaatgggaaaAAAAGGGAGAGAGATACTGCCATAATTATATTCTCTAGGGATTTAGAAtaaatatatgattatctgtgttatcgtttgtatggtgattctcttgtaattgaataatacaagtagttcttttcattgtggtgttttgttgccttgaaTTGTAATGTCTCTGATGGTTATAGTCTTATTcgatgtataaaaatatattacttGTGTGAAATCCTATTATTCCTtcttttccttgagtattgagactcacctgtacttgtgcttgcaggcttgaatgTGTGAGATTTGACTGACTTAttgagggagagctctcaactaGTGCCAcaacccttacttgagtcccattttggggtccGTGACACGTAGCATCTTTACCCCCCAACTAAAGGCACACATACAAGTGAGGACAACAGCATTTGGCATAGCTTGAATCCAACCCTAAACTCCTCCGAGCGAGTTTCTTTTCTCTGTTATTAGATAAAACCCTGCTACAATATTCATTCAAAAAAATGTAACCACAAACCAACAATAAGACGAAAGGGAATGCAAATTTCCAAAGAAACATGCCGCCACTATATACCCGAAACTCTTCCATCACAAAATCCGTAATTACATTAAACAGAAACTCAAAGCTGCTCAACCCTTAATAAAAAAGAAAACCAAATCACAGAAGCCCTAAGTTTCAGAACTTACACATGTCCGATCTAAACCATCTGTTATCCCTAACTAATTCACTACCCGCAGCATCCTCTCAACCACAGGTGCTGCTTCGTCTCCTCCCCTCCTATCGCCGATCCAGCCGTCTCTGAATTCAACCGGACTCGCCCCCGGCAAATTGGGCAAAAGGGTACCTTAATCAACCACTTATCCACGCAATCCGCATGAAATATATGATTACACCCCGGAAGAACCCGGCACCACTCGCCGTCCCGGAGGGCCGACAAGCAAACGACGCAATCGTCCGCCCTTTCAGGCGCAGCGCACGCCACGTACCTGGCCCGGTGAAGCTTGGAAAGTTCTTCGGGAGAGTACCCAGGATCGGATTCGCCGAAGTTGGGTGAACGGTGGCGTGGGCGGCGACGGCGGAAGGCGCCGCCGGCTAGGCAGAGGTGGAGAAGGAGGATCGCCGCGACGCCGACGAAGAGGAAGAAGAGGGTGGTAACGAAGGCCATAACGACGGCTTTTAGAACGAAGGAGAGGAGCCTAGGGCTGCGCTTTTCGGCGGAGGAAGGCGGTGGTAACCGCCGTGCGACGCCCGTAGAGGGACTAGGATTGGACCGTCGGCCGCGGTGCTCCTGCGATGCCATGTTGATCAAAGATGGGTAATGGGGGTTTCAATGGCCGACAGATTTGAGAGGAGAAATATCAAATGTGATTAGTCTGAACCCCGAGAGAAGGGATTAGGACGGAAAGGCGTCGAAGTTGGGTAAGGGTTAAAAGCTAACGAGGATGGGCCCACGCAACGTTTTATATTTTAATGGTTTCTTTTCTTGGGAGACGTGTGGAGCGGGCCAAAACTAAATTATTGATAAATATTGGGACACCGTCGAGATGGTTGGCGTGTGGGGGTGACAGCGGGCGCAAGCCCTGATGTCAGAGGCCGGCGCTTTAGTAGATCTGCGTAGGAGAGAGCAGCGTCTACATTtggaaattgaaaaaaatatatatatctgtccTTTTCTTCTCGAAACTTTGCTGTTACCATAAATATCCTTgcgaaaaaaatttaaataacctGATTTTTTCAATGTAGTTgcgatttttctttttcatgcgGCGTCCCTCTCCATTTTTAAAAAGCAAAAAATAAGACCTATGTGTCTCGAAGTAATTTTTTGTAAACGAAGTTTTTAAAtgattaatattaatattttggCAAAAGAATAAGTATTGGGAGTTCAATTCTAGTTGAATACGCTCATGAAgtcagcggtacctgtggatggtaagagtttactctgtgagccaatggaaaccgttgatggtaaaagtttgcTCTATGAACCAGCAGAAACCGTAGATGGTAAGACTTTTCTATGAACAagcggagaccgtggatggtaatggagatgtctCTCGGAAGTCAAGTTTATCAAACGTCCAACTAATGCATGGAAACCGTATCTGCATCCaaactttaccctgatcagcgatACCTGAGGcggaggacgttgatccgtaggtATGGTGTCACACCAGAGGGTCCGAAAGGCCCGTTGGTGGCTAgtgttcctatgtaataaaaaaaaaaaaaattatcatactTCAgtgatattttgattttatttattttaatttttttaataaacattcaaaattaattttttttcttacaaTTTCATTTCACAATATCAAGTTAATTTTAAAGTGTTTTTTCTTACAATTTCATTTCACAATATCAAGTTAATTTTAAAGTGTCTTAAATTAGCTCTTTTTATATTAGATCattgggcaaaagacactcaccatttctgaggtttggtaaaaagatagAAATCTTTTTTGAGACTTCAAAAAATGACACAAACCTTCCTTGAAGTTTCTTAAAAAGATACAAACATCCCTTCAAAAAACGTGTCTTTTTATAAAATACAATGGGAGATTGTGTCTTTTCGGCAAATTTCAAGAGGGGgtctttgaaatttttaaaatctcatgagaggtttttgaaattttggaatcTCAAGAGAGGTGATTATATTTTTGTCAAACCTTTGGAAAGCTAGTATCTTTTACtctaaatattttttagatgattaaaaagtatatataatttttattagttGTGTAGGCTCAACATTAAGATGACTAGTCAAATAATTTAATTTTGAACTCATTAAGTGGTACAAATGAGAAAacgtaatttaaaattttgaattggttTGAAAATTTATGTAATGTAAAATTTAATCTTataattttttaactaaaaattaatCACGTAATTtacataaataaatttaaaattcatgttATTTACATGATTTATTTTATAAACTATTATAACTATTGTCATATTTgtgttttaattttattattaatttaaatatattattttcaaCTTTGAAATTAATAGAG
This window of the Malania oleifera isolate guangnan ecotype guangnan chromosome 6, ASM2987363v1, whole genome shotgun sequence genome carries:
- the LOC131157174 gene encoding RING-H2 finger protein ATL56, which encodes MASQEHRGRRSNPSPSTGVARRLPPPSSAEKRSPRLLSFVLKAVVMAFVTTLFFLFVGVAAILLLHLCLAGGAFRRRRPRHRSPNFGESDPGYSPEELSKLHRARYVACAAPERADDCVVCLSALRDGEWCRVLPGCNHIFHADCVDKWLIKVPFCPICRGRVRLNSETAGSAIGGEETKQHLWLRGCCG